From Silene latifolia isolate original U9 population unplaced genomic scaffold, ASM4854445v1 scaffold_75, whole genome shotgun sequence, one genomic window encodes:
- the LOC141640282 gene encoding uncharacterized protein LOC141640282: MAKKLKSKSSLNKRKIISKAKLRLSFSNMENLRLDNDVTVEPTEVEESSSVVAAIPPSADARTTRSVGEIVGIPVINLDTVVEDDVDSIVEENPGEETETEENPIPDEAGWTRVTGKKRSQSPVSSSQEILQITAEEVQPEIEYWSTAVVCYVLGGNPPWARLSGFITNLWGKYKFDKVSFPPNGAFLVHFPTLECRNLVLKQGFPMFENKPLVVKPWTDTTSMAKERVKSVPVWIRLCGLGLKFWGEKTLEKLATLVGKYMRADSATMDKTRLGYARIMVEVEVGQEFPDKIYFKDEKGSIVCVCVEYEWKPVVCGSCKGIGHTKDVCKKPTAAPRIIQLLNDSDQHITVEVSDLTSGDSFWYTVVYGSNYDILDYNERLGRVVTWNKIRDFRQCVEYCEVTDIVAHGSSFTWNNKQDPSTRVFSRIDRCLINIDWLQRFPDSSAFFMNEGTFDHCPCICYRRDEATTRKSSFKYFNMWSLDSNFKAVVATEWNKTVFGVKMYQVVTKLKNLKKPLKELNKNKFSEIEKSAEVARVILDNLQTKAKVEWILEGDENTRFYHSRIKARQIHNKVTQIVDKDGVTHQDPLGIENAFLSYYNDLLGSSNHTIPVHKPTVRTADKSPGPDGYTSQFYKDSWDIVGQEVCDAVKDFFHSGQLLKQLNTTNITLIPKGSNPKTVFEFRPIACCNTLYKCIAKLLCNRLGDILPDIVSINQGGFIKGRNIVENVLICQDIVRLYNRQTASPRCLVKIDLKKAYDSVEWEFLEQMLGALNLPEQFTNWIMKCVTTPSFSLSLNGKSFGFFKGKRGLRQGDPLSPLLFTLCMDYLSRILAVVRQQDGFRFHPLCGHLKLNHLLFADDLLMFSKGNAVSIMWILRAFATFSSASGLFLNKDKTEIFFNGVRADTVNEILQISGFKKGALPFKYLGVPISSKKLSKNEGRKLTDKITARIRAWGDKHLTYAGRLTLVTSVLHTLHSYWATIFLIPTGIMNNIDRICRNYLWSGKDSYLRAPAVGWDQCCKPKAEGGLGIKNSKMWNKALLGKYAWWVADKKDHLWMRWINHVYLRGGHWTNYSPPSDCSWSLKKIAHIMLLFRSAYIDDQWLGTSDAYTIKAGYDWIRTPGNTVNWWKLCWNSLNVPKSSFIYWAVMLGRLLTRDRLAKMGGPTSMECYLCQGADESHRHLFFECEFSRKCSDLLQQKLTIRLNPRTLVEWNKRGRRLSILRRRMARNKARTMLTVIHPKVIVQQAIQAVSIRFWARNKAPIKEEDISWLNSLHSS, from the exons ATGGCAAAGAAACTTAAATCTAAATCTTCTCTTAACAAAAGAAAAATTATATCTAAAGCTAAATTACGTTTGTCCTTCTCTAACATGGAAAATTTAAGGCTCGATAATGATGTTACTGTAGAACCAACTGAGGTAGAGGAATCCAGTTCTGTTGTAGCTGCGATTCCGCCATCTGCTGACGCGAGAACCACTAGATCGGTCGGCGAGATTGTGGGGATCCCAGTCATCAACTTGGATACTGTCGTTGAGGATGATGTTGATTCAATTGTTGAAGAGAATCCTGGTGAAGAAACTGAGACTGAGGAAAACCCTATCCCAGATGAAGCCGGTTGGACTCGAGTAACTGGTAAGAAACGCTCTCAATCACCTGTTTCATCTTCACAAGAGATTCTTCAGATAACTGCTGAGGAAGTGCAACCTGAAATTGAATATTGGTCGACTGCAGTTGTTTGTTATGTATTAGGGGGTAACCCACCATGGGCACGACTGTCAGGGTTTATTACCAATTTATGGGGCAAATATAAATTTGATAAAGTTTCTTTTCCGCCCAATGGAGCGTTCCTGGTTCATTTCCCTACTTTGGAGTGTCGTAATTTGGTTCTCAAACAAGGATTCCCTATGTTTGAAAATAAGCCCTTGGTGGTTAAACCCTGGACTGATACCACTTCCATGGCTAAAGAACGTGTCAAATCTGTACCTGTGTGGATACGTTTATGTGGTCTAGGTTTGAAATTCTGGGGGGAGAAAACTCTGGAAAAACTTGCTACCTTGGTGGGAAAGTATATGCGTGCTGATAGTGCTACAATGGACAAAACCAGACTTGGGTATGCAAGAATCATGGTGGAAGTAGAGGTGGGTCAAGAATTCCCTGATAAGATATACTTTAAGGATGAAAAAGGCAGCATTGTTTGTGTGTGTGTCgaatatgaatggaaacctgTGGTATGTGGCTCCTGTAAGGGCATTGGTCACACGAAGGATGTATGCAAGAAGCCAACTGCTGCTCCTCGCATAATTCAG CTCCTTAATGATAGTGATCAGCACATCACTGTTGAAGTGTCTGATCTTACTTCAGGTGATAGTTTCTGGTATACTGTAGTGTATGGATCTAATTATGATA TTTTGGATTACAATGAAAGGCTGGGTAGAGTAGTTACTTGGAATAAAATAAGAGACTTCAGGCAGTGTGTTGAGTATTGTGAGGTTACTGACATTGTAGCTCATGGATCTTCCTTCACTTGGAACAATAAACAGGACCCTTCTACTCGTGTTTTTTCAAGGATTGACAGGTGTTTAATTAATATTGATTGGCTCCAGAGATTCCCTGATAGCTCAGCTTTCTTCATGAATGAAGGAACCTTTGACCATTGTCCTTGCATTTGCTATAGAAGGGATGAGGCTACTACCAGAAAGAGTTCAtttaaatactttaatatgtggagcTTAGATTCCAATTTTAAAGCAGTGGTGGCTACTGAATGGAATAAGACTGTTTTTGGGGTAAAGATGTACCAAGTTGTTACTAAACTGAAGAATCTGAAGAAGCCTTTGAAGGAGTTAAATAAGAACAAATTTTCTGAGATTGAGAAGAGTGCTGAGGTTGCTAGAGTTATATTGGATAATTTGCAAACT AAAGCCAAGGTGGAGTGGATTCTGGAAGGAGATGAGAATACTAGGTTTTACCACAGTAGGATCAAAGCCAGACAAATTCATAACAAGGTAACTCAAATTGTTGATAAGGATGGGGTCACTCACCAGGATCCCTTGGGTATTGAGAATGCCTTCCTTTCTTATTATAATGATTTATTGGGATCAAGTAATCATACAATTCCTGTGCATAAACCTACTGTAAGAACGG CTGATAAAAGTCCTGGTCCAGATGGATACACTAGTCAGTTTTACAAAGACTCTTGGGATATTGTGGGTCAGGAGGTGTGTGATGCTGTGAAGGACTTTTTTCACTCTGGTCAGCTGTTGAAACAACTTAATACAACCAACATTACCCTAATTCCTAAAGGGAGTAATCCTAAAACTGTCTTTGAATTTCGGCCCATTGCCTGTTGCAACACTTTGTACAAGTGTATTGCAAAACTTCTTTGTAACAGGTTGGGAGATATTCTTCCTGATATTGTTAGTATTAATCAAGGGGGATTCATCAAAGGGAGAAACATTGTAGAAAATGTACTCATTTGCCAAGATATTGTTAGACTCTATAATAGACAGACAGCCTCTCCTAGATGCCTGGTTAAGATTGACCTTAAGAAAGCATATGATAGTGTGGAATGGGAATTTTTAGAGCAGATGTTGGGAGCCTTAAACCTTCCTGAACAGTTTACGAATTGGATAATGAAGTGTGTTACCACTCCTTCATTTTCTTTATCTCTAAATGGAAAGtcttttggatttttcaaaggcAAGAGAGGTCTTAGACAGGGGGATCCTTTGTCCCCTCTCTTGTTTACTCTCTGTATGGATTACTTGTCTCGAATTTTGGCTGTTGTGAGACAACAGGATGGCTTTAGATTCCATCCCCTCTGTGGTCATTTGAAACTTAACCACTTGTTATTTGCAGACGACCTTCTCATGTTTTCCAAAGGTAATGCAGTGTCCATCATGTGGATACTTAGAGCCTTTGCCACTTTCTCTTCTGCTTCTGGGCTTTTCCTTAACAAGGACAAGACTGAGATCTTTTTCAACGGGGTGAGAGCTGATACTGTCAATGAGATTCTGCAAATATCTGGGTTCAAGAAGGGTGCACTTCCTTTCAAATATTTAGGGGTACCTATATCCTCTAAGAAATTATctaagaatgaaggaaggaaattgacagaCAAGATTACAGCAAGAATAAGAGCTTGGGGGGATAAACATCTTACCTACGCTGGAAGATTAACTTTGGTCACTTCTGTATTGCACACTCTGCACTCTTATTGGGCTACTATCTTCCTCATTCCCACTGGCATTATGAATAACATTGATAGAATTTGTAGAAATTACCTCTGGAGTGGGAAAGACTCTTATCTACGTGCCCCTGCTGTAGGCTGGGATCAGTGCTGTAAACCAAAGGCTGAAGGTGGGCTGGGCATTAAGAATTCCAAGATGTGGAACAAAGCTTTGTTGGGTAAGTATGCTTGGTGGGTTGCTGATAAGAAGGATCACCTCTGGAtgcgttggatcaatcatgtgtATCTCAGAGGTGGTCATTGGACCAACTACTCTCCCCCCTCTGATTGTAGTTGGTCTTTGAAAAAAATAGCCCACATAATGTTGCTGTTTAGATCTGCTTATATAGATGATCAGTGGCTTGGTACCAGTGATGCATACACTATCAAAGCAGGATATGATTGGATTAGGACTCCAGGGAACACTGTTAATTGGTGGAAACTTTGTTGGAATTCTCTGAATGTTCCCAAGTCCTCTTTTATTTACTGGGCAGTTATGTTAGGCAGACTTCTTACTCGAGATAGGTTGGCTAAGATGGGTGGTCCTACATCTATGGAGTGTTACCTTTGTCAGGGTGCTGATGAATCCCATAGGCACCTGTTTTTTGAGTGTGAATTTAGCAGGAAATGCTCTGATCTCCTGCAGCAAAAGCTTACTATCAGACTGAATCCACGAACTCTGGTTGAGTGGAACAAAAGAGGTAGAAGACTTAGTATTCTGAGAAGGAGGATG GCTAGGAACAAAGCTCGTACAATGCTTACTGTCATTCATCCTAAAGTTATTGTTCAGCAAGCTATTCAAGCTGTCTCTATCAGATTCTGGGCTCGAAACAAAGCACCTATCAAAGAGGAGGATATTAGTTGGCTCAACAGTTTGCATTCTAGTTAA